CCCCCCAAGCATACGGCCCGGTTCATCCGGGCCTTTCTTATTTGCGCGCCCCACCGGCCGCCGGAACAACCGCGACCGCATGCAGCTGACACGCTTTTCCCACGGCAAGACGCCGGTCGCCGCACCATTTATACTTGCGGACAGATGCCCGATGGCAACATGTTCATATTCCGCAGGCGCATGTCGGCACACATGCCTAAGCTCACACGCCCATGCAACAATCGCTGACCCCCATTGCCAGAACGCAGATTTCAAGCCGACGAAGGATCTGCAGCACCACAAGCCGATATCACGCATCTGCCGGACAAACTTGAAAGGATTTATTCAAAGTTGGCGTAACAGTTCACCATACCGGCCATATCGAGAGGAAAAACACAGCCGCCCCTGCTTAAAATGCTGGACAATGACAATATCAGGATATAAGGAAAAGCGCATATACTTTTCCGGAGACAAAAACACTCCGCAATCGAATTCTGCAACGGAGCGAAAACCATGAACACCCCGTCACCAAATCAAAGCACCAGCGGCGTAGCGCTGCTACCGCTACTCCTCTTCCTGATCATCTTCATTGGCACAGGATCACTGCTCACCATGCAGGGCGTGAGCATGGCTTTCTATCAGCTCTCCGCTGCGGTTGCCATTCTGCCTGCCATCGCCTTGTCCCTCATGCTGGGTAAAGGTAAGCTGGATAAGAAGATCAATATTTTCCTTTCCGGTGTGGGCGACATCAACATTGTCACCATGTGTGTGATCTACCTTCTTGCGGGTGGTTTTGCATCCGTTGCCAAAACCATCGGCGGTGTTGATGCCACGGTAAACATGGGTCTTGCCCTTGTGCCTGCACAGCTGGTGCTGCCGGGGCTGTTTGTCATCTCTGCCTTTGTCTCCACCGCCATGGGCACCTCCATGGGCACCATCGCAGCCATAGCTCCCATTGCCGCAGGCGTGGGTGATCAGACAGGCATGTCCGCAGCCCTTCTCATGGGTGCGGTGCTCGGCGGGGCCATGTTCGGCGACAACCTTTCCATGATTTCAGATACCACCATCGCTGCCACCCGTACGCAGGGGTGTGCCATGAGTGACAAGTTCCGCATGAACGTGCTCATAGCCCTGCCCGCCGCCATTGCCACGGCCGCTCTTCTGACCGTTTTCGGCGATACGGGCGCAGCTTCCTCTCCGGCGGATTGGGAGTTCATCCGGGTTGTACCCTATATTGCCATTCTTGCTCTTGCCGTGGCGGGCATAAACGTCTTTGTCGTTCTTGCCACCGGCATTGTTTTGTGCGGCGCTGTGGGACTTGCCGTCCAGCCCGACTTTACCCTGCTCTCCTTCTCCCAGAGCATTTACAACGGCTTTACCGGCATGCATGAAATTCTCGTGCTCTCCATGCTCGTGGGCGGCCTCGGCGAGCTCATCCGCCATCAGGGCGGCCTGCTCTGGCTGCTTGAACGCATCAACAAGCTTGCGCACCGCGCCGGCAGAAGCAACACCCGCCGTTCCGGTGAAGTGAGCATTGCCGCACTGGTATCCCTTGCAGACGTCTGCACCGCGAACAACACCGTGGCCATCATCCTTAGCGGCGGTCTGGCAAAAGAGATTGCCGAAGACAACGGTGTTGATCCCCGCCGCAGCGCAAGCATTCTCGATATCTTCTCCTGCATCGTGCAGGGCCTTGTTCCCTATGCGGCGCAGGTGTTGCTGGCTGGCTCCATTGCCAAGATTTCTCCTGTAACCGTTGCCGCCAACAACTGGTACTGCCTGATCCTTGCGGTAGTCTCGGTCGGCGCCATCATCACCGGCTGGCCGCGCCACAAGAAATAGACATTCTTCAACACAGCCCCCCTTGCAATGAAAAGCCCGCCCCTGCCAAACAGGAGCGGGCTTTTTTCATGCCTGGGTCAAACCTATCAAAATTAGCACACGCTCAATATTCCGTAATTTTTGCAAGCAAAAGAGCATTTCAGGCTTGCTATGCAAATAATTTTAATAATATCTATACATAGATACATAAAAAATTAAAAAAATTAAGCAAAACACCTAAAGGGATCTGAACCTAAAGCCGATATGCATGGCGAGTGGGGAGGGGAGAATCTATGGTCAGAAGGAGGTTCATCGCACCTGACCGTATCCCCGATTGGCATGGAAGCCGTGACCTATTCAAGGAGGAATGGTCATGAGTCTTATCATCAATCACAACATGATGGCCAATAACGCCGCCCGCAACCTGAGTACCTCGTACAACGGCCTTTCGACCTCGATTCGCCGCCTGTCTTCCGGTCTCCGGGTGGGTACCGCAGCTGATGACGCCGCAGGTCTCGCAATTCGCGAACTCATGCGCTCCGACATCGCCTCGCTGAACCAGGGCGTACGTAATGCCAACGACGCTATCTCGCTTATTCAGACCGCCGACGGCGCGCTCTCCGTAATCGACGAGAAGCTCATTCGAATGAAGGAACTGGCAGAACAGGCGGCAACGGGTACCTACACCTCCGACCAGCGTCTGATCATCGATTCCGAATATCAGGCAATGGCATCGGAAATTACCCGAATCGCCAACTCGACGGACTTCAACGGTGTGCACCTGCTGAACGGGCATCTGTCCAGCGACACGCATT
This region of Desulfovibrio subterraneus genomic DNA includes:
- a CDS encoding Na+/H+ antiporter NhaC family protein, whose protein sequence is MNTPSPNQSTSGVALLPLLLFLIIFIGTGSLLTMQGVSMAFYQLSAAVAILPAIALSLMLGKGKLDKKINIFLSGVGDINIVTMCVIYLLAGGFASVAKTIGGVDATVNMGLALVPAQLVLPGLFVISAFVSTAMGTSMGTIAAIAPIAAGVGDQTGMSAALLMGAVLGGAMFGDNLSMISDTTIAATRTQGCAMSDKFRMNVLIALPAAIATAALLTVFGDTGAASSPADWEFIRVVPYIAILALAVAGINVFVVLATGIVLCGAVGLAVQPDFTLLSFSQSIYNGFTGMHEILVLSMLVGGLGELIRHQGGLLWLLERINKLAHRAGRSNTRRSGEVSIAALVSLADVCTANNTVAIILSGGLAKEIAEDNGVDPRRSASILDIFSCIVQGLVPYAAQVLLAGSIAKISPVTVAANNWYCLILAVVSVGAIITGWPRHKK